The Streptomyces sp. NBC_01244 genome contains a region encoding:
- a CDS encoding glycosyltransferase family 2 protein, with amino-acid sequence MSGESAVSADQENLSADQDKRVPAGTRWLGAVGLSVVIPAPVPEQTLTTLREHLDAHCGTGPGAWELIVVTGDAAAPAATAAAAAEPRIRLIRLGDGDADDRDSDDNDANDSGDSARDSRAASGKGAALRAGVLASTGDRVLLTDAALGTPLDELARLEEVLDPGTDGDPGTDAAPPAVVLGRSRNRLVRTLGIPGIPGFRADTCAFALFDGDRARAAFGASTLDGPAIDAEVLRWVRRQGWHVAEVELPVRRGHTGTAGASAPRPDRRRALGDLFRLNAGGLAVAAAFIALSLYVFQGLWTDLDGAYLADALQDQNQWEWFVGVTTDNITHLRNPLFTLSQGMPDGVNLMANATMLGLNVPLIPVTLLFGETVTFALVLTLGMAASAWTWYWLIRRRFVRSRWAAAAGGALAAFAPPMVSHANGHPNFVVLFMIPLIIDRALRLCEGPREGRGVTRDGVLLGLFATYQIFIGEEPLLIAALGMLVFCLAYLLVAPRRALAAARPLGSGLVVALAVCLPLVAVPLYWQFFGPQSYHSVLHGDNAGNSPRALIEFASRSLFGDPETAGKLSLNTTEQNAFYGWPLLAFGVAVCVWLWRSKAVRALAITGFVALLLSLGPWVPVPRTEIVLPGPWRLMIKLPLFESVIEGRVAMVCAPILGLLLALALDRILRLPARELRTLGLLGAAAALIPVLPLPLTVRDRAPVPAFITSGDWKRYVKDGEALVPVPLPDPGQADALHWQVEADFGFRLAGGYFNGPWGPDRIGIYGATPRHLSNLLRDVRYGAQPPEVDASWRGQARQDLEYWKAGAVVLPRQDRDTELRELITGLLGREPEQVRDVWVWRVGPGEP; translated from the coding sequence CGGGCCCCGGCGCCTGGGAACTCATCGTGGTCACCGGCGACGCGGCCGCCCCGGCCGCGACCGCGGCAGCCGCCGCGGAACCCCGGATCCGGCTGATCCGCCTCGGCGACGGCGACGCCGACGACCGCGACAGCGACGACAACGACGCCAACGACAGCGGCGACAGCGCCCGCGACAGCCGGGCCGCCAGCGGCAAGGGCGCCGCCCTCCGCGCCGGAGTGCTCGCCTCCACGGGCGACCGGGTGCTGCTCACCGATGCCGCGCTCGGCACCCCGCTCGACGAGCTGGCCCGCCTCGAGGAAGTCCTGGACCCGGGCACGGACGGCGACCCGGGCACGGACGCCGCACCCCCCGCCGTGGTCCTCGGCCGATCCCGGAACCGCCTGGTCCGCACCCTCGGCATCCCCGGCATACCGGGATTCCGCGCCGACACGTGCGCCTTCGCGCTCTTCGACGGCGACCGCGCCCGCGCGGCCTTCGGCGCCTCCACCCTCGACGGACCGGCCATCGACGCCGAGGTCCTGCGCTGGGTCCGCCGCCAGGGCTGGCACGTGGCGGAGGTCGAGCTCCCCGTGCGCCGCGGCCACACCGGGACGGCCGGCGCGAGCGCCCCGCGCCCCGACCGCCGCCGCGCCCTCGGCGACCTGTTCCGCCTCAACGCCGGCGGCCTCGCCGTGGCCGCCGCCTTCATCGCGCTCTCCCTCTACGTCTTCCAGGGCCTGTGGACGGACCTCGACGGCGCCTATCTCGCGGACGCGCTCCAGGACCAGAACCAGTGGGAGTGGTTCGTCGGCGTCACCACCGACAACATCACCCACCTCCGCAACCCGCTCTTCACCCTCTCCCAGGGCATGCCCGACGGCGTGAACCTGATGGCCAACGCGACGATGCTCGGCCTGAACGTGCCGCTGATCCCGGTCACGCTGCTCTTCGGCGAGACGGTCACCTTCGCGCTGGTCCTCACGCTCGGCATGGCCGCCAGCGCCTGGACCTGGTACTGGCTGATCCGCCGCCGGTTCGTGCGCAGCCGCTGGGCGGCCGCCGCGGGCGGGGCGCTCGCCGCCTTCGCGCCGCCGATGGTCTCGCACGCCAACGGCCATCCGAACTTCGTCGTCCTCTTCATGATCCCGCTGATCATCGACCGGGCCCTGCGCCTGTGCGAGGGACCCCGTGAAGGTCGCGGTGTGACGCGTGACGGGGTACTGCTCGGGCTCTTCGCGACGTACCAGATCTTCATCGGCGAGGAACCGCTGCTCATCGCCGCGCTCGGCATGCTGGTCTTCTGCCTGGCCTACCTCCTCGTCGCCCCCCGCCGCGCCCTCGCGGCGGCGCGGCCGCTGGGCTCCGGTCTGGTCGTGGCGCTCGCCGTGTGCCTGCCGCTGGTGGCCGTCCCGCTGTACTGGCAGTTCTTCGGCCCGCAGAGCTACCACTCGGTCCTGCACGGGGACAACGCCGGGAACAGTCCGCGCGCCCTGATCGAGTTCGCCTCGCGCTCGCTCTTCGGCGACCCCGAGACGGCCGGCAAGCTCTCCCTGAACACCACCGAGCAGAACGCCTTCTACGGCTGGCCCCTCCTCGCCTTCGGCGTGGCCGTGTGCGTGTGGCTGTGGCGGAGCAAGGCCGTACGGGCCCTCGCGATCACCGGCTTCGTCGCGCTCCTGCTGTCCCTCGGGCCGTGGGTGCCCGTACCCCGTACGGAGATCGTGCTGCCGGGCCCGTGGCGCCTGATGATCAAGCTGCCGCTCTTCGAGTCGGTGATCGAGGGGCGCGTGGCGATGGTGTGCGCCCCCATCCTGGGCCTCCTGCTCGCCCTCGCGCTCGACCGGATCCTCCGGCTGCCCGCGCGCGAGCTGCGGACGCTGGGCCTGCTGGGCGCGGCGGCCGCGCTGATCCCGGTCCTGCCGCTGCCGCTGACCGTACGGGACCGCGCGCCGGTGCCCGCGTTCATCACCTCCGGGGACTGGAAGCGCTACGTGAAGGACGGGGAGGCACTCGTTCCGGTACCGCTGCCGGACCCGGGACAGGCGGACGCGCTGCACTGGCAGGTGGAGGCGGACTTCGGCTTCCGGCTGGCCGGCGGCTACTTCAACGGCCCGTGGGGACCCGACCGGATCGGCATCTACGGGGCCACCCCGCGGCACCTCTCGAACCTCCTGCGCGACGTCCGCTACGGCGCGCAGCCGCCCGAGGTCGACGCCTCCTGGCGGGGGCAGGCCCGCCAGGACCTGGAGTACTGGAAGGCCGGCGCGGTCGTCCTGCCCCGCCAGGACCGGGACACGGAACTGCGGGAACTGATCACCGGGCTGCTGGGCCGGGAGCCGGAGCAGGTGCGCGACGTGTGGGTCTGGAGGGTGGGCCCGGGGGAGCCGTAG
- a CDS encoding SLATT domain-containing protein: MSQPEMQPEGPPRDPAEDGDLTGRPFPLGDWGEPAERLDELYRRVEADALRTAEWYLSDRAWKRRGARILRIGAAAGAVTGAAMPLLELTGSVPGAASYGYLALLLGAACLACDRFFGLTSGWMRDVATAQAVQRRLQTLQFDWATENVREILGPTEGTASEAAERCLTVLRRFSEDVTELVRSETAEWMVEFSSGPAPLVMQSLGAGGSRSDAYVPPARFPLPPGTRPNMPRQRPPEQPR; this comes from the coding sequence GTGAGTCAGCCGGAGATGCAGCCCGAGGGGCCACCCCGGGATCCCGCAGAGGACGGCGACCTTACCGGCCGGCCGTTCCCTCTCGGGGACTGGGGCGAGCCCGCCGAGCGGCTCGACGAGCTCTACCGGCGGGTCGAGGCCGACGCGCTGCGCACCGCCGAGTGGTACCTGTCGGACCGGGCGTGGAAGCGCCGGGGGGCCCGGATCCTGCGGATCGGGGCCGCCGCCGGCGCGGTCACGGGCGCCGCGATGCCGCTGCTGGAGCTGACCGGCTCCGTGCCCGGGGCGGCCTCGTACGGCTACCTCGCACTGCTCCTGGGCGCGGCCTGCCTGGCCTGCGACCGGTTCTTCGGCCTGACCTCGGGCTGGATGCGGGACGTGGCGACGGCGCAGGCCGTCCAGCGGCGACTGCAGACCCTGCAGTTCGACTGGGCCACGGAGAACGTGCGCGAGATCCTGGGCCCGACGGAGGGCACCGCCAGCGAGGCCGCGGAGCGATGTCTGACCGTGCTGCGCCGGTTCTCGGAGGACGTGACCGAGCTCGTGCGGTCGGAGACCGCGGAGTGGATGGTCGAGTTCAGCTCCGGCCCCGCCCCGCTGGTCATGCAGTCCCTGGGCGCGGGCGGATCGCGCTCGGACGCGTACGTCCCGCCGGCCCGCTTCCCGCTCCCCCCGGGCACCCGCCCGAACATGCCCCGCCAGAGACCGCCGGAGCAGCCGCGCTGA
- a CDS encoding YbaB/EbfC family nucleoid-associated protein: MIPGGGQPNMQQLLQQAQKMQQDLAVAQEELARAEVEGQAGGGLVKATVTGSGELRALVIDPKAVDPEDTETLADLVVAAVQAANENAQTLQQQKLGPLAQGLGGGSGIPGLPF; this comes from the coding sequence GTGATTCCCGGTGGTGGTCAGCCCAACATGCAGCAGCTGCTCCAGCAGGCCCAGAAGATGCAGCAGGACCTTGCCGTGGCGCAGGAGGAGCTGGCGCGGGCCGAGGTGGAGGGCCAGGCCGGCGGCGGCCTGGTGAAGGCGACCGTCACCGGTTCCGGTGAACTGCGCGCGCTGGTGATCGACCCGAAGGCCGTCGACCCCGAGGACACCGAGACGCTCGCGGACCTGGTGGTCGCGGCGGTCCAGGCGGCCAACGAGAATGCGCAGACGCTCCAGCAGCAGAAGCTGGGCCCGCTGGCGCAGGGGCTGGGCGGCGGCAGCGGTATCCCCGGCCTTCCCTTCTAG
- the recR gene encoding recombination mediator RecR encodes MYEGVVQDLIDELGRLPGVGPKSAQRIAFHILQAEPTDVRRLAHALLEVKDKVRFCAVCGNVAQEERCNICRDPRRDLTVICVVEESKDVVAIERTREFRGRYHVLGGAISPIEGVGPDDLRIRELLARLADGSVTELIIATDPNLEGEATATYLARMMKPMGLKVTRLASGLPVGGDLEYADEVTLGRAFEGRRLLDV; translated from the coding sequence TTGTACGAAGGCGTGGTCCAGGACCTGATCGACGAACTGGGCAGGCTGCCCGGCGTCGGGCCCAAGAGCGCGCAGCGGATCGCCTTCCACATCCTGCAGGCCGAGCCCACCGATGTCCGCCGCCTCGCGCACGCGCTGCTGGAGGTCAAGGACAAGGTCCGGTTCTGTGCGGTGTGCGGGAACGTGGCGCAGGAGGAGCGGTGCAACATCTGCCGCGATCCGCGCCGCGATCTGACGGTCATCTGTGTGGTCGAGGAGTCGAAGGACGTCGTCGCGATCGAGCGGACCCGCGAGTTCCGGGGCCGGTACCACGTCCTCGGCGGCGCGATCAGCCCGATCGAGGGCGTCGGCCCGGACGATCTGCGCATCCGGGAGCTGCTGGCGCGGCTCGCGGACGGTTCGGTCACCGAGCTGATCATCGCGACCGACCCGAACCTGGAGGGCGAGGCGACCGCCACCTACCTCGCCCGCATGATGAAGCCCATGGGCCTGAAGGTCACCCGCCTGGCCAGCGGGCTCCCCGTCGGGGGAGATCTGGAGTACGCGGACGAGGTCACGCTCGGGCGGGCCTTTGAAGGAAGGCGACTTCTCGATGTCTGA
- a CDS encoding DUF5063 domain-containing protein, whose amino-acid sequence MSDATLHALGQDPDDFAASIADQIESFIVAVTEVAKGEDPDSAVPFLLLEVSQLLLAGGRLGAYQDVLPDERYEPDLGPEPDVDDLRERFAVMLEPVDVYSEVFDPYEPRKAPVPHRISDDLADVVADLRHGLIHHQSGRITEALWWWQFSYFTNWGPTASATLRALQSLIAHVRLDQPLAALDGLDTDEDLAEDELAEQAGQVMAEELGGLGRK is encoded by the coding sequence ATGTCTGACGCAACGCTGCACGCCCTGGGACAGGATCCGGACGACTTCGCGGCTTCGATCGCGGATCAGATCGAGTCCTTCATCGTCGCGGTCACCGAGGTGGCCAAGGGCGAGGACCCGGACAGCGCGGTGCCCTTCCTCCTCCTGGAGGTGTCCCAGCTGCTGCTGGCGGGCGGCCGGCTCGGTGCCTACCAGGACGTCCTGCCCGACGAACGCTACGAGCCCGACCTGGGCCCGGAGCCGGACGTGGACGACCTGCGCGAGCGGTTCGCGGTGATGCTGGAGCCGGTCGACGTCTACTCGGAGGTCTTCGACCCCTACGAGCCGCGGAAGGCCCCGGTCCCGCACCGGATCTCCGACGACCTGGCGGACGTCGTCGCCGACCTCCGGCACGGCCTCATCCACCACCAGTCGGGCCGGATCACCGAGGCGCTGTGGTGGTGGCAGTTCTCGTACTTCACCAACTGGGGACCGACGGCATCGGCCACGCTGCGCGCCCTCCAGTCACTGATCGCACACGTCCGCCTCGACCAGCCGCTGGCCGCGCTGGACGGCCTGGACACGGACGAGGACCTCGCGGAGGACGAGCTGGCGGAGCAGGCCGGGCAGGTCATGGCCGAGGAGCTCGGCGGACTCGGCCGGAAGTAA
- a CDS encoding aspartate kinase — translation MGLVVQKYGGSSVADAEGIKRVAKRIVDAKKNGHQVVVVVSAMGDTTDELIDLAEQVSPMPAGREFDMLLTAGERISMALLAMAIKNLGHEAQSFTGSQAGVITDSVHNKARIIDVTPGRIRTALDEGNIAIVAGFQGVSADSKDITTLGRGGSDTTAVALAAALDAEVCEIYTDVDGVFTADPRVVKKAKKIDWINSEDMLELAASGSKVLLHRCVEYARRYNIPIHVRSSFSGLPGTWVSNENPQGDEPVEHAIISGVAHDVSEAKITVVGVPDKPGEAAAIFRAIADAEINIDMIVQNVSAASTGLTDISFTLPKAEGHKAIDALEKAKGTIGFESLRYDDQIGKISLVGAGMKTNPGVTASFFQALSDAGVNIELISTSEIRISVVTRQDDVNEAVRAVHTAFGLDNDSGDEAVVYGGTGR, via the coding sequence GTGGGCCTTGTCGTGCAGAAGTACGGAGGCTCCTCCGTAGCCGATGCCGAAGGCATCAAGCGTGTTGCCAAGCGGATCGTGGATGCCAAGAAGAACGGCCACCAAGTGGTCGTCGTGGTTTCCGCGATGGGCGACACGACGGACGAGCTGATCGATCTCGCCGAGCAGGTGTCCCCGATGCCTGCCGGACGTGAATTCGACATGCTGCTGACCGCCGGAGAGCGGATCTCCATGGCCCTGCTGGCCATGGCGATCAAAAACCTGGGCCACGAGGCCCAGTCGTTCACCGGTAGCCAGGCAGGCGTCATCACCGACTCGGTCCACAACAAAGCGCGCATCATCGATGTCACGCCGGGCCGTATCCGCACCGCGCTGGACGAGGGCAACATCGCCATCGTCGCCGGCTTCCAGGGTGTGTCGGCGGACAGCAAGGACATCACCACCCTCGGCCGGGGTGGCTCGGACACGACCGCCGTCGCGCTCGCCGCGGCGCTGGACGCCGAGGTCTGCGAGATCTACACCGATGTCGACGGCGTCTTCACCGCGGACCCCCGCGTCGTGAAGAAGGCCAAGAAGATCGACTGGATCAACTCCGAGGACATGCTGGAGCTCGCGGCCTCCGGCTCCAAGGTGCTGCTGCACCGCTGCGTCGAGTACGCGCGCCGCTACAACATCCCGATCCACGTCCGCTCGTCCTTCTCGGGACTGCCGGGCACCTGGGTCAGCAACGAGAATCCGCAAGGGGACGAGCCGGTGGAGCACGCCATCATCTCCGGAGTCGCTCACGACGTCTCCGAAGCCAAGATCACGGTCGTCGGCGTCCCGGACAAGCCGGGTGAGGCCGCGGCCATCTTCCGCGCCATCGCGGACGCCGAGATCAACATCGACATGATCGTGCAGAACGTGTCCGCCGCCTCCACGGGGCTGACGGACATCTCCTTCACCCTCCCCAAGGCCGAGGGCCACAAGGCCATCGACGCCCTGGAGAAGGCGAAGGGCACCATCGGCTTCGAGTCCCTGCGCTACGACGACCAGATCGGCAAGATCTCCCTGGTCGGCGCGGGCATGAAGACCAACCCGGGCGTCACCGCCTCGTTCTTCCAGGCGCTGTCCGACGCGGGCGTCAACATCGAGCTCATCTCCACCTCGGAGATCCGCATCTCGGTCGTGACCCGCCAGGACGACGTCAACGAGGCCGTCCGCGCCGTGCACACGGCCTTCGGACTCGACAACGACAGCGGCGACGAAGCCGTCGTCTACGGCGGCACGGGACGTTGA
- a CDS encoding aspartate-semialdehyde dehydrogenase has protein sequence MNQPAARSAPAPALAVVGATGAVGSVLLQMLSQRADVWGDVRLIASSRSAGRRLTVRGTETEVLALTEDAFDGLGAGDIAVFLTPAEVSARWAPVVTARGAVVVDQSAAFREDPDVPLVMPEVNGHAARIRPRGIVAGPDCVTAAMIAALGALHAEYALTELAVSSYQAASAAGRAGSEALRRQLSLVAGSTLGEHPGDVRRAVGEDTGPFAGPLVLNVVPWSGELCEDGWSSHELAVRAQVRRILDLAELPVSVTCVQVPVLTGHSLTVRARFEGAVEAAHVREILESAPGVVLVDDPAAGEFPTPSDAAGTDPAWVGRVRRSLDDPRALEFFVCADNLRQGAALNATQTAELIAAGFSSFSL, from the coding sequence TTGAACCAGCCCGCGGCCCGGTCCGCCCCGGCTCCGGCACTCGCCGTGGTCGGGGCGACCGGAGCCGTCGGCTCCGTCCTGCTCCAGATGCTGTCCCAGCGGGCCGACGTCTGGGGCGACGTACGCCTGATCGCCTCCTCGCGCTCGGCCGGCCGCAGGCTGACCGTGCGCGGTACGGAGACCGAGGTGCTCGCCCTCACCGAAGACGCCTTCGACGGCCTCGGGGCGGGCGACATCGCGGTCTTCCTGACCCCGGCCGAGGTTTCGGCCCGGTGGGCCCCCGTCGTCACCGCGCGCGGGGCCGTCGTGGTGGACCAGTCCGCGGCCTTCCGCGAGGACCCCGACGTACCGCTGGTGATGCCCGAGGTGAACGGGCACGCGGCCCGGATCCGGCCGCGCGGGATCGTCGCCGGACCCGACTGCGTGACCGCCGCGATGATCGCGGCGCTGGGCGCGCTGCACGCCGAGTACGCGCTGACCGAGCTGGCCGTCTCCTCCTACCAGGCCGCGAGCGCGGCCGGCCGGGCCGGCTCGGAGGCGCTGCGCCGCCAGCTGTCGCTCGTCGCCGGCAGCACCCTGGGGGAGCACCCCGGGGACGTGCGCCGGGCCGTGGGCGAGGACACCGGGCCCTTCGCGGGTCCGCTCGTGCTCAATGTGGTGCCGTGGTCCGGAGAGCTGTGCGAGGACGGCTGGTCCTCGCACGAGCTGGCGGTACGGGCGCAAGTGCGCCGGATCCTGGACCTGGCGGAGCTGCCGGTGTCCGTGACCTGCGTACAGGTACCGGTACTGACCGGCCACTCGCTGACCGTACGGGCCCGGTTCGAGGGAGCCGTCGAGGCGGCGCACGTCCGGGAGATCCTGGAATCGGCTCCGGGGGTGGTCCTCGTGGACGACCCGGCCGCGGGGGAGTTCCCGACCCCTTCGGACGCCGCGGGGACGGATCCGGCCTGGGTGGGACGGGTGCGGCGCTCGCTCGACGACCCGCGTGCGCTGGAGTTCTTCGTCTGCGCGGACAACCTCCGTCAGGGTGCGGCGTTGAATGCCACACAAACTGCGGAGCTCATCGCGGCTGGTTTTAGCTCCTTCAGTTTGTAG
- a CDS encoding SigE family RNA polymerase sigma factor — protein MIVPVPPASTASGAPLLPGVPAAPGVRASGPAADGRVPGPRDSAEDIGSTKQAEPVAAAEVVEPVEVAKVAEVVEGTTVDHLTETYQAHYRSLLGLAALLLDDTASCEDVVQEAFIRVHSARKKVRDRDKTLAYLRQTVVNLSRSALRRRILGLKLLSKPMPDMASAEEGAYDLLERDDLIKAMRGLQRRQREVLSLRYFSDMTEAQVAETLGISLGSVKAYGSRGIAALRVAMEAAQS, from the coding sequence GTGATCGTTCCCGTTCCGCCCGCCTCGACGGCGTCCGGGGCTCCCCTGCTGCCCGGGGTGCCCGCCGCGCCGGGCGTCCGCGCGTCCGGACCGGCCGCGGACGGCCGGGTGCCCGGACCCCGCGACAGCGCGGAGGACATCGGGAGCACGAAGCAGGCCGAGCCGGTCGCGGCGGCCGAGGTGGTCGAGCCGGTCGAGGTGGCCAAGGTGGCCGAGGTGGTCGAGGGGACCACGGTCGACCACCTCACGGAGACCTACCAGGCCCACTACCGCTCGCTCCTGGGCCTCGCCGCGCTGCTCCTCGACGACACCGCCTCCTGCGAGGACGTCGTCCAGGAGGCCTTCATCCGCGTCCACTCGGCCCGCAAGAAGGTCCGGGACCGGGACAAGACCCTGGCCTACCTGCGCCAGACCGTCGTCAACCTTTCGCGCTCCGCCCTGCGCCGCCGCATCCTCGGCCTGAAACTTCTGTCGAAGCCGATGCCGGACATGGCGAGCGCCGAGGAAGGCGCGTACGACCTGCTGGAGCGGGACGATCTCATCAAGGCGATGCGCGGGCTCCAGCGACGCCAGCGCGAGGTGCTGTCGTTGCGCTACTTCTCGGACATGACGGAAGCACAGGTCGCCGAGACCCTCGGCATATCGCTCGGCTCGGTCAAGGCGTACGGATCGCGGGGCATTGCCGCGCTGCGGGTGGCGATGGAGGCTGCGCAGTCATGA
- a CDS encoding SURF1 family protein, which yields MHRFLLTPRWWGINVFVALGVPFCLFMGTWQLGRFEDRVDTHKEATSARPAEQAAAPLESLLPVDKRTSGRLASVSGEYADQLLVPERRLDGKSGFYVLTLLKTDTGKAVPVVRGWLPGTADAGRAPAPPAGRVEVTGALQASENSTSKGVYSAGGLPAGQLGVIGAASLVNIVPYGLYDAWLTVQTPADGMTPVPARAPGNTGLDLKAFQNLGYTGEWFVFAAFVLFMWFRLYRREVETLRDTEAGLVAEAPAEPAPAGAGADRP from the coding sequence GTGCACCGGTTTCTCCTGACCCCGCGCTGGTGGGGGATCAACGTCTTCGTCGCGCTCGGCGTTCCCTTCTGCCTGTTCATGGGGACCTGGCAGCTCGGCCGGTTCGAGGACCGCGTCGACACCCACAAGGAGGCGACCAGCGCACGCCCCGCCGAACAGGCGGCCGCGCCGCTGGAGTCGCTGCTCCCGGTGGACAAGCGGACCTCCGGACGGCTCGCCTCGGTCTCCGGGGAGTACGCCGACCAGCTCCTCGTCCCCGAGCGGCGGCTCGACGGGAAGTCCGGCTTCTACGTCCTGACCCTGCTCAAGACCGACACCGGCAAGGCCGTACCCGTGGTCCGCGGCTGGCTGCCCGGCACCGCCGACGCGGGCCGGGCCCCGGCCCCGCCGGCCGGACGGGTCGAGGTGACGGGCGCGCTCCAGGCCTCGGAGAACTCCACCAGCAAGGGCGTCTACTCCGCGGGCGGGTTGCCGGCCGGTCAGCTCGGCGTCATCGGGGCCGCCTCGCTCGTCAACATCGTGCCGTACGGCCTGTACGACGCCTGGCTGACCGTGCAGACGCCCGCCGACGGGATGACCCCGGTACCGGCGCGGGCTCCGGGCAACACCGGGCTCGACCTGAAGGCGTTCCAGAACCTCGGCTACACCGGCGAGTGGTTCGTCTTCGCCGCGTTCGTGCTCTTCATGTGGTTCCGGCTGTACCGGCGCGAGGTGGAGACCCTGCGCGATACGGAGGCGGGCCTCGTCGCCGAGGCCCCGGCGGAGCCGGCTCCGGCCGGGGCGGGCGCCGATCGGCCGTAG
- a CDS encoding prolyl oligopeptidase family serine peptidase: MGCMTDATADTNAAATDAAVPDWEKRFRAPRVGLPEWAEDAPDRSLFVSNATGTYELYAWDRATGSQRQATDRPNGTTDGTLSPDGEWVWWFSDTDGDEFGTWVRQPFAGGPDEPATPGLEASYPAGLAIGRDGTAVVGRSTDEDGTTIHVVRPDESEPVVVYRHRESAGVGDLSRDGTLLAVEHTEHGDAMHSALRVITLDGATVAELDDSKGAAVELGLMVLGFAPVAGDTRLLVGHQRRGRWEPMVWDVAAGTEEGLAVDLPGDVGAEWYPDGSALLIEHGFEARSELFRYDLAARELVRLDTPPGTVSGATARPDGSVEYQWSSAAEPSVIRSTAGGVVLDPPGFRPPGSVPVEDVWVDGPGGRIHALAQRPVGHGDGPFPTVFEIHGGPTWHDSDAFAATPAAWLDHGFAVVRVNYRGSTGYGREWTDALKHRVGLIELEDVEAVREWAVDSGLADPARLVLSGGSWGGYLTLLGLGRHPDVWAVGLAAVPVADYVTAYHDEMEALKSLDRTLFGGTPEEVPERFEASSPLTYVDAVKAPVHIAAGLNDPRCPIRQIENYVDRLTARGAEHEVYRYDAGHGSLVVEERIKQVRMEIDFALKHLPR, from the coding sequence ATGGGGTGCATGACTGACGCCACCGCCGACACGAACGCCGCCGCCACGGACGCCGCCGTGCCCGACTGGGAGAAGCGCTTCCGGGCCCCGCGCGTGGGGCTGCCCGAATGGGCCGAGGACGCGCCCGACCGCTCCCTCTTCGTCTCGAACGCCACCGGGACCTACGAGCTGTACGCCTGGGACCGTGCCACCGGCTCCCAGCGGCAGGCCACCGACCGTCCCAACGGGACCACCGACGGCACCCTCTCCCCCGACGGCGAGTGGGTCTGGTGGTTCTCCGACACCGACGGCGACGAGTTCGGCACCTGGGTCCGCCAGCCCTTCGCGGGCGGCCCCGACGAGCCGGCCACCCCCGGGCTGGAGGCCTCGTACCCCGCCGGGCTGGCCATCGGACGGGACGGGACTGCCGTTGTGGGGCGCTCCACCGACGAGGACGGGACCACGATCCACGTGGTCCGGCCCGACGAGTCGGAGCCGGTCGTCGTCTACCGGCACCGCGAGTCGGCCGGCGTCGGCGACCTGTCCCGGGACGGGACCCTGCTCGCCGTCGAGCACACCGAGCACGGCGACGCGATGCACTCCGCCCTGCGGGTGATCACCCTGGACGGCGCCACCGTCGCCGAGCTGGACGACTCCAAGGGCGCTGCCGTGGAACTGGGCCTGATGGTGCTCGGCTTCGCGCCCGTCGCGGGAGACACCCGGCTGCTCGTCGGCCACCAGCGGCGCGGCCGGTGGGAGCCGATGGTGTGGGACGTGGCCGCGGGCACCGAGGAGGGGCTGGCCGTCGACCTGCCGGGCGACGTCGGCGCCGAGTGGTACCCCGACGGGTCCGCGCTGCTGATCGAGCACGGCTTCGAGGCGCGCAGCGAGCTCTTCCGCTACGACCTGGCCGCGCGGGAGCTCGTACGGCTGGACACCCCGCCGGGGACGGTGTCGGGTGCGACGGCGCGGCCCGACGGGTCGGTGGAGTACCAGTGGTCCTCCGCGGCCGAGCCCTCCGTCATCCGGTCGACCGCGGGCGGGGTCGTGCTCGACCCTCCCGGTTTCCGGCCGCCCGGCTCCGTACCGGTCGAGGACGTGTGGGTGGACGGCCCCGGCGGACGGATCCACGCCCTCGCCCAGCGGCCCGTCGGCCACGGCGACGGCCCCTTCCCCACCGTCTTCGAGATCCACGGCGGGCCCACCTGGCACGACAGCGACGCCTTCGCCGCGACCCCGGCGGCCTGGCTCGACCACGGGTTCGCGGTCGTCCGGGTCAATTACCGCGGCTCGACCGGCTACGGACGCGAGTGGACCGACGCCCTGAAGCACCGGGTCGGCCTGATCGAGCTGGAGGACGTCGAAGCCGTACGGGAATGGGCGGTGGACTCCGGGCTCGCGGACCCGGCGCGCCTGGTGCTGTCCGGCGGCTCCTGGGGCGGCTACCTGACCCTGCTGGGCCTCGGCAGGCACCCGGACGTCTGGGCGGTGGGGCTGGCGGCCGTACCGGTCGCCGACTACGTGACGGCGTACCACGACGAGATGGAGGCGCTGAAGTCCCTGGACCGCACCCTCTTCGGCGGCACCCCCGAGGAGGTCCCGGAGCGCTTCGAGGCCTCTTCGCCGCTGACCTACGTGGACGCGGTGAAGGCGCCCGTGCACATCGCGGCGGGCCTCAACGACCCGCGCTGCCCCATCCGGCAGATCGAGAACTACGTGGACCGGCTCACGGCGCGCGGGGCGGAGCACGAGGTGTACCGCTACGACGCCGGGCACGGCTCGCTCGTCGTGGAGGAGCGGATCAAGCAGGTCCGGATGGAGATCGACTTCGCTCTGAAGCACCTGCCGCGCTAG